A single region of the Leptotrichia sp. OH3620_COT-345 genome encodes:
- the atpG gene encoding ATP synthase F1 subunit gamma, with amino-acid sequence MAANMKEIKERIDSVKNTGQITNAMNIVSSTKFKKFQELTLRSRSYSDTLDIAFDNLVASLKGKKHIIFDGKFEVRRIGIVIMTSDRGLCGSFNSNMLRRMEEMIKSFQKDGKEVSIVSIGKKARDYCKIRNISVDSEYIQLIPETMFEKAKKISEDIVQFYLNDFYDEVYLLYSKFISAIEYNIQVKKILPIEKKEGLPTKEYIFEPSEDEVLRAFIPKVLNIELYQALLESAASEHSARMSAMKKANDNADDMIKKLTVQYNRERQGQITQELSEIVGGSEALK; translated from the coding sequence ATGGCTGCGAATATGAAAGAAATAAAAGAAAGAATTGACAGTGTTAAAAATACGGGTCAGATTACAAATGCAATGAATATAGTTTCATCTACAAAATTTAAGAAATTTCAGGAACTCACTTTAAGATCCAGAAGTTACTCAGATACTCTTGATATAGCTTTTGACAATCTTGTTGCAAGTTTAAAAGGAAAAAAACATATTATATTTGATGGAAAATTTGAAGTGAGAAGAATAGGTATTGTAATAATGACATCAGACAGGGGACTTTGCGGAAGCTTTAATTCAAATATGCTGAGAAGAATGGAAGAAATGATAAAAAGTTTTCAGAAAGATGGAAAAGAAGTCAGTATAGTGTCTATCGGGAAAAAAGCAAGAGACTACTGTAAAATCAGGAATATATCAGTAGATAGTGAATATATTCAGTTGATTCCTGAAACTATGTTTGAAAAAGCAAAGAAAATAAGTGAAGATATTGTACAGTTTTATCTGAATGACTTTTATGATGAAGTATATCTGTTGTATTCAAAATTTATTTCGGCAATTGAATATAATATTCAAGTAAAAAAAATACTTCCAATAGAAAAAAAGGAAGGACTTCCTACAAAGGAATATATATTTGAACCGTCTGAGGACGAAGTATTAAGGGCATTTATTCCTAAAGTATTAAATATAGAGCTATATCAGGCTTTGCTTGAAAGTGCGGCAAGTGAGCACTCAGCAAGAATGTCCGCAATGAAAAAAGCAAATGACAATGCAGATGATATGATAAAGAAACTGACAGTTCAGTATAATAGGGAAAGACAAGGTCAAATTACTCAGGAATTGTCGGAAATTGTCGGAGGATCGGAAGCTCTGAAGTAA
- the atpD gene encoding F0F1 ATP synthase subunit beta yields the protein MENKGILVQVIGPVVDVKFSDKLPDIYNALIIHNENNEKIVAEVHSHIGNGIVRAIAMSGTDGLKRGLKVIDTGKPIEVPVGRKTLGRIFNVLGETVDGGDIIIPDVTDSIHKEAPSFESQGTDSEILETGIKVVDLLAPYLKGGKIGLFGGAGVGKTVLIQELINNIAKGHGGLSVFAGVGERTREGRDLYNEMKESGVLNKTALVYGQMNEPPGARLRVALTALTMAEYFRDKEGQNVLLFIDNIFRFTQAGAEVSALLGRMPSAVGYQPNLATEMGALQERITSTSSGSITSVQAVYVPADDLTDPAPATTFAHLDATTVLSRQIASLGIYPAVDPLDSTSRILEPEIVGNEHYKVARETQRVLQRYKELQDIIAILGMDELSDEDKLVVNRARKIQRFFSQPFSVAEQFTGMKGKYVPLRETIRGFKEILEGIHDELPEQAFLYVGTIDEAVAKARELLRE from the coding sequence TTGGAAAATAAAGGGATACTGGTTCAGGTAATAGGACCTGTAGTAGATGTAAAGTTTTCGGATAAATTGCCGGATATATATAATGCGTTGATAATTCATAATGAAAATAATGAGAAAATAGTTGCAGAAGTTCATTCTCATATAGGAAATGGAATTGTAAGAGCAATAGCAATGTCAGGAACGGATGGTCTTAAAAGAGGACTAAAAGTAATTGATACAGGAAAGCCTATTGAAGTGCCTGTAGGAAGAAAAACTCTCGGAAGAATATTTAATGTTCTTGGAGAAACAGTTGACGGAGGAGATATAATAATTCCTGATGTAACGGATTCGATACATAAAGAAGCACCGTCATTTGAAAGTCAAGGAACGGATTCGGAAATTCTTGAAACGGGAATAAAAGTGGTAGATTTACTGGCTCCTTATTTAAAAGGAGGAAAAATAGGTCTTTTTGGAGGAGCAGGAGTAGGAAAAACAGTGTTAATACAGGAACTTATAAATAATATTGCTAAGGGACACGGAGGTTTGTCAGTATTTGCAGGTGTTGGAGAAAGAACAAGAGAAGGTCGTGATTTATATAATGAAATGAAAGAAAGCGGAGTTCTGAATAAAACAGCATTAGTATACGGGCAAATGAATGAGCCGCCGGGAGCAAGATTAAGAGTTGCACTGACTGCATTGACAATGGCGGAATATTTCAGAGATAAAGAAGGTCAAAATGTTCTTCTATTTATTGATAATATATTCAGGTTTACCCAAGCCGGAGCCGAAGTTTCCGCCCTTTTGGGGAGAATGCCTTCAGCAGTGGGATATCAACCGAATCTAGCAACAGAAATGGGAGCATTACAAGAAAGGATTACTTCTACAAGTTCAGGCTCTATAACATCCGTTCAAGCTGTTTATGTTCCGGCGGATGATTTGACCGATCCTGCTCCTGCTACGACATTTGCCCATCTTGATGCTACTACGGTACTGTCAAGACAGATAGCATCTTTAGGTATATATCCTGCTGTAGATCCGCTTGATTCCACATCAAGGATACTGGAACCTGAAATAGTGGGAAATGAACATTATAAAGTTGCAAGGGAAACTCAGAGAGTTTTACAGAGATATAAAGAACTACAGGATATCATAGCAATATTAGGAATGGATGAGCTGTCTGACGAAGATAAACTTGTAGTAAATAGAGCCAGAAAAATACAGAGATTTTTTTCGCAACCTTTTTCAGTTGCTGAACAGTTCACAGGAATGAAAGGAAAATATGTACCTTTAAGAGAAACTATAAGAGGATTTAAGGAAATTTTGGAAGGAATACATGATGAATTGCCTGAACAGGCATTCTTATATGTAGGAACTATTGATGAAGCAGTTGCCAAAGCGAGAGAATTGTTAAGAGAATAA
- the atpC gene encoding ATP synthase F1 subunit epsilon, producing MATEFILKAVTPEGLVFEKPVTFVKVKTENGDVGILAKHANFVSSLGAGEMIVREKENIETTYYLEGGFLEVRQDKVVILGEDMMEATTAEAVKLAKKTAIELAKQHKLREDQDILGTKKRIQENLTRK from the coding sequence ATGGCTACAGAATTTATTTTAAAAGCAGTTACACCTGAAGGTCTTGTATTTGAAAAGCCTGTAACATTTGTAAAAGTGAAAACTGAAAATGGAGATGTGGGAATTCTTGCTAAACATGCTAATTTTGTTTCTTCACTGGGAGCAGGAGAAATGATAGTCAGGGAAAAAGAAAATATTGAAACCACGTATTATCTTGAAGGAGGATTTCTCGAGGTAAGGCAAGATAAAGTAGTAATTTTAGGAGAAGATATGATGGAAGCTACAACAGCCGAAGCGGTAAAACTCGCAAAAAAAACTGCAATTGAACTTGCAAAACAGCATAAATTAAGAGAAGATCAAGATATTCTCGGGACAAAGAAACGTATACAGGAAAATTTAACTAGGAAATAA
- a CDS encoding DUF4912 domain-containing protein produces MKYLDEMTKEELIDCAKKEKIFLGLTFNREKIMTKLEKKGYKRNYFLNENAKKSDNSDNKEKEIITGEKKSVVNNDMSVISNKKENIAENTKNSPNVENSYNQGKEQEEKNIIQIMEEAEIFSEASFIYRSRSYYRNYPNKKLMKSLRKKYRKYRNDLQKEIDFIYKGINEEEIKKREKETEINRSKFAKGAEYEGQSSPEDIYFDKAPLPAAYFVDEVVLMPKNPTTLYIYWEIRDDTFEKLAENPDIVDNIVIKLFKDGSEYRKIIRHERIGSHYIGEVDTDQNYEVFIGYEDRYGNFSEVAHSTRAISPSDKLSDNMELVWGTVREDKNTNQIIKYVNSPIPTEENREFIELIKNPENDEEFTVEILERLLKIGSSENVTEKGAKRTSPDKLIMTGVGSS; encoded by the coding sequence ATGAAGTATTTGGATGAAATGACAAAAGAGGAACTTATTGATTGTGCTAAGAAAGAAAAAATTTTTTTGGGGCTGACATTTAATAGAGAAAAAATTATGACAAAACTTGAAAAAAAAGGATATAAGCGTAATTATTTCCTAAATGAAAATGCAAAAAAATCTGATAATTCTGACAATAAGGAAAAAGAAATTATTACAGGAGAAAAAAAATCTGTAGTTAATAACGATATGTCAGTGATATCGAATAAAAAGGAAAATATAGCTGAAAATACGAAAAATTCCCCTAATGTTGAAAATTCCTATAATCAAGGCAAGGAACAGGAAGAAAAAAACATAATTCAAATAATGGAAGAAGCGGAAATTTTTTCAGAAGCCTCTTTTATTTACAGAAGCAGAAGTTATTACAGAAATTATCCTAATAAAAAATTAATGAAAAGCTTGAGAAAAAAATATAGAAAATATAGAAATGATCTTCAAAAAGAAATAGACTTTATATATAAAGGGATAAATGAAGAAGAAATTAAGAAAAGAGAAAAAGAAACTGAAATTAACAGATCCAAATTTGCTAAAGGTGCTGAATATGAAGGACAATCAAGCCCCGAGGATATTTATTTTGATAAAGCTCCTTTACCTGCTGCATATTTTGTAGATGAAGTAGTTTTAATGCCCAAAAATCCCACTACACTTTATATTTATTGGGAAATAAGAGACGATACTTTTGAAAAGCTGGCTGAAAATCCTGATATAGTAGATAATATAGTAATAAAACTTTTCAAAGACGGTAGTGAATATAGAAAAATAATAAGACATGAAAGAATAGGCTCCCATTATATAGGAGAAGTCGATACTGATCAGAATTATGAAGTATTTATCGGATATGAAGATAGATACGGAAATTTTTCAGAAGTTGCTCATTCTACTCGGGCAATATCCCCATCTGATAAACTGTCCGACAATATGGAACTGGTTTGGGGAACTGTCAGAGAAGATAAAAATACAAATCAAATAATAAAATATGTAAACAGTCCGATTCCTACTGAAGAAAACAGAGAATTTATAGAACTTATAAAAAATCCTGAAAATGACGAGGAATTTACGGTAGAAATACTCGAAAGACTCTTAAAAATAGGTTCTTCAGAAAATGTAACAGAAAAAGGGGCCAAAAGGACTTCTCCTGACAAACTTATAATGACAGGTGTCGGAAGTTCATAA
- the dapB gene encoding 4-hydroxy-tetrahydrodipicolinate reductase, with the protein MKIIIYGAGVMATYVKEAIINSGNEFTGFVDPLGNGDFETLKNINEDYDGIIDFSHFSLLDEILETAIEKKVPVIIATTGHTKEQTKKIAEAAEKIPIIKATNTSVGVAVLNEITAYATRLLKGFDIEIIEKHHNRKLDAPSGTANTLLEIINQNTNDEYEIVYGREGQKKRTGEEIGVHSIRAGNIVGEHTVIYSKNDEIIEIKHEALSRKIFADGAVKAILYLKKKKSGMYNMKDVLSIK; encoded by the coding sequence ATGAAAATAATTATTTACGGTGCCGGAGTAATGGCAACTTACGTAAAAGAAGCGATTATAAATTCAGGGAATGAATTTACAGGCTTTGTAGATCCTTTAGGAAATGGAGATTTTGAAACTTTAAAAAATATAAATGAAGATTATGATGGAATTATAGACTTTTCACATTTCAGTTTACTTGACGAGATATTGGAGACAGCTATCGAAAAGAAAGTTCCTGTTATTATTGCGACAACGGGGCATACAAAGGAACAGACGAAAAAAATTGCAGAGGCGGCGGAAAAAATACCGATAATAAAAGCTACAAACACGTCAGTAGGAGTAGCAGTGCTGAATGAAATTACAGCTTATGCGACAAGACTGTTAAAAGGATTTGATATAGAAATTATTGAAAAACATCATAACAGAAAACTGGATGCACCAAGCGGAACTGCAAATACACTTCTTGAAATTATAAATCAAAATACAAATGATGAATACGAAATTGTTTATGGAAGAGAAGGTCAGAAAAAAAGAACTGGAGAAGAAATAGGTGTTCATTCAATAAGAGCAGGTAATATTGTCGGAGAACATACGGTAATTTATTCAAAAAATGATGAAATAATAGAAATAAAACATGAAGCATTGTCCAGAAAAATATTTGCTGACGGTGCTGTGAAAGCAATATTATATTTAAAGAAAAAAAAGTCGGGAATGTATAATATGAAAGACGTACTTAGTATAAAATAA
- the dapD gene encoding 2,3,4,5-tetrahydropyridine-2,6-dicarboxylate N-acetyltransferase yields the protein MTELEKSKAIIQFISESEKTTPVELYTDDEIKDAGSCRVIGKDHLKLVVGDWKDVEKVIENNNLKNYYLKNDRRNSGVPMLDIKNINARIEPGAIIRDKVSIGDRAVIMMGAVINIGAEIGEGTMIDMNAVLGGRAKVGKNCHIGAGTVLAGVIEPPSADPVIIEDNVVIGANVVVLEGVKIGKGAVVAAGAVVTENVPEKVVVAGMPAKIIKNVDDKTASKTEIVEDLRK from the coding sequence ATGACAGAACTTGAAAAATCAAAAGCAATAATACAATTTATATCTGAATCTGAAAAAACAACTCCTGTGGAACTTTATACTGATGATGAAATAAAAGATGCAGGTTCTTGTAGAGTAATAGGGAAAGATCATCTGAAGCTGGTTGTAGGAGATTGGAAAGATGTGGAAAAAGTCATTGAAAACAATAATCTGAAAAATTATTACTTGAAAAATGACAGAAGAAATTCCGGAGTACCTATGCTTGATATAAAAAATATAAATGCAAGAATAGAGCCGGGAGCAATAATAAGAGACAAAGTTTCAATTGGAGATAGAGCGGTCATTATGATGGGGGCAGTTATAAATATTGGAGCTGAAATAGGTGAAGGTACAATGATAGATATGAATGCAGTACTTGGAGGAAGAGCAAAAGTAGGGAAGAATTGTCATATCGGAGCGGGAACTGTACTTGCAGGAGTTATTGAACCGCCTTCGGCAGATCCTGTAATCATCGAAGATAATGTGGTAATAGGAGCTAATGTTGTTGTCTTGGAAGGGGTGAAAATAGGTAAAGGTGCTGTAGTAGCAGCAGGGGCTGTAGTAACAGAAAATGTTCCTGAAAAAGTGGTAGTAGCGGGAATGCCTGCTAAAATTATAAAAAATGTTGATGATAAAACAGCTTCAAAAACTGAAATTGTTGAAGATTTGAGAAAGTGA
- a CDS encoding lipopolysaccharide assembly protein LapB — MKKILLVLGILSISALGFADAKSDFENAQKLAGQKKINEAVKVLEGVASSTDKAYSVKANFQLGAYYLQNNNRVNAKKYLSAAWKDPNYVVEETLEAARLLYLISLQEKNMKEAEKYITWADEKTNGKDIDTVSSLIIFYFDNNMQSKGQARYAAANKSGDKEFISEMNFNIGQYYLGKNNKTAAKKYLQDSYNQSPNAVLPAGYLLSQIALSEKNNAGAEKILLEMNTKTGNKNAEILGMLGSFYLQTNNLVKAEDYLKKSATVDRNNTDARLLLLALYESKNDAAKATATYNEIKGTKGVNAKTLNKELGVYFAQFGNGAMAEKYLKKSINEDKDNEAKVVLGQVYFGMGKKAEAVAILKEAVNNKVKGAAEVLKQVESAK, encoded by the coding sequence ATGAAAAAAATATTACTGGTATTAGGAATTTTAAGCATAAGTGCATTAGGCTTTGCCGATGCAAAATCTGATTTTGAAAATGCACAAAAACTGGCAGGTCAGAAAAAAATAAATGAAGCTGTAAAGGTATTGGAGGGAGTAGCAAGTTCAACGGACAAAGCGTATTCAGTAAAAGCTAATTTTCAGTTGGGAGCATATTATTTACAGAATAATAACAGAGTAAATGCAAAAAAATATTTATCAGCAGCCTGGAAAGATCCAAATTATGTAGTTGAAGAAACTTTAGAAGCGGCAAGACTTCTTTATTTGATTTCCCTTCAGGAAAAAAATATGAAGGAAGCCGAAAAATATATAACATGGGCTGATGAAAAGACAAACGGAAAAGATATAGATACAGTATCAAGTCTTATTATATTCTATTTTGACAATAATATGCAGTCGAAAGGTCAGGCAAGATATGCAGCTGCAAATAAATCAGGAGACAAGGAATTTATATCTGAAATGAATTTCAATATAGGACAGTATTATTTGGGGAAAAATAATAAAACTGCTGCGAAAAAATATTTACAGGATTCATATAACCAGTCGCCGAATGCAGTATTACCTGCAGGATATTTGTTATCTCAAATAGCACTTTCAGAAAAGAACAATGCAGGGGCTGAAAAAATTCTCCTTGAAATGAATACTAAAACAGGTAATAAAAATGCTGAAATACTTGGAATGTTGGGGTCATTCTATTTACAAACAAACAATCTTGTAAAGGCCGAAGATTATTTGAAAAAATCTGCAACAGTTGACAGAAATAATACGGATGCAAGATTATTATTATTGGCATTGTATGAATCAAAAAATGATGCTGCAAAAGCAACTGCAACGTATAATGAAATAAAAGGAACAAAAGGTGTAAATGCAAAAACATTGAATAAAGAATTGGGAGTATATTTTGCTCAGTTCGGAAATGGTGCAATGGCTGAAAAATACCTGAAAAAATCCATAAATGAAGATAAAGATAATGAAGCGAAAGTAGTATTGGGACAGGTTTACTTCGGAATGGGGAAAAAAGCTGAAGCTGTAGCTATATTAAAAGAAGCTGTAAATAATAAAGTAAAAGGTGCAGCAGAAGTTCTGAAACAAGTTGAATCTGCAAAATAA
- the recA gene encoding recombinase RecA: MARKKAVEEKEDKGQSEKERVLNLALTQIQKEFGEGSIMKLGENQKMNVKTISTGSINLDMALGIGGVPRGRIIEVYGAESSGKTTLALHIIAEAQKEGGIAAFIDAEHALDPVYAKALGVNIDELLISQPDTGEQALEIADMLVRSGAMDVIVVDSVAALVPKAEIEGEMGDQQMGLQARLMSKALRKLTANISKSNTVMVFINQIREKIGGFSFTPGPQTTTSGGRALKFFSTVRMEVKRIGSIKQGDDVIGNEVLVKVTKNKVAPPFKEARFNVMYGIGISRIAEILDAALELGLASKSGAWFSYGDERLGQGRVNVEKMLQENKELYDKIESEVLAAIRPKNDENEVVSENTKEEEVKPKKATTKKNSKMTEEEMEIE, translated from the coding sequence ATGGCAAGAAAAAAAGCGGTAGAAGAAAAAGAAGATAAGGGACAATCTGAAAAAGAGAGAGTACTGAATTTGGCACTTACCCAGATACAGAAAGAATTTGGAGAGGGTTCTATAATGAAGCTCGGAGAAAATCAGAAAATGAATGTAAAAACTATATCTACAGGGAGTATAAACTTGGATATGGCTCTTGGCATAGGAGGAGTTCCGAGAGGAAGGATTATAGAAGTTTATGGAGCGGAATCATCAGGAAAGACAACACTGGCACTGCACATAATAGCTGAAGCACAGAAAGAAGGTGGAATAGCTGCGTTTATTGATGCGGAACATGCTCTTGATCCTGTGTATGCAAAGGCATTAGGAGTAAATATTGATGAACTTTTAATTTCTCAACCCGATACGGGAGAACAGGCACTTGAAATAGCTGATATGCTTGTAAGAAGTGGAGCTATGGATGTAATAGTAGTGGATTCCGTTGCGGCACTTGTTCCAAAAGCTGAAATTGAAGGAGAAATGGGAGATCAGCAAATGGGATTACAGGCAAGACTTATGTCTAAAGCACTTAGAAAGCTGACAGCAAATATATCAAAATCAAATACGGTAATGGTATTTATAAACCAGATTAGGGAAAAGATAGGAGGATTTTCTTTTACTCCCGGACCTCAGACTACTACTTCAGGAGGAAGAGCATTAAAATTCTTTTCTACAGTAAGAATGGAAGTTAAAAGAATAGGTTCTATAAAACAGGGAGATGATGTTATTGGAAATGAAGTTTTAGTAAAAGTGACTAAAAATAAAGTAGCACCTCCTTTTAAAGAAGCAAGATTCAATGTAATGTATGGAATAGGAATTTCAAGAATAGCTGAGATACTCGATGCTGCCTTGGAGCTGGGACTGGCTTCAAAAAGCGGGGCATGGTTCAGTTATGGTGATGAAAGACTGGGGCAAGGAAGAGTAAATGTAGAAAAAATGCTTCAGGAAAATAAAGAATTATATGATAAAATAGAAAGCGAAGTTCTTGCAGCTATAAGACCTAAAAATGATGAAAATGAAGTTGTAAGTGAAAATACTAAAGAAGAGGAAGTAAAGCCTAAAAAAGCAACTACTAAAAAAAATTCCAAAATGACTGAAGAAGAAATGGAAATTGAATAA
- a CDS encoding regulatory protein RecX → MIIEKIQKNKLYLSNGEIMDITPLIRQKYGLKTNNNIESLYDDISYEASLEKGIFLLSLKDRTEKEMQMKLNEKYSNHKMVAKAVMKLSELGYIDDLNYAISYINTRKYGVQRIVYNLSQKGIKKEKIEEAYEIIQQETGKNIEDEKLEKAIMKNIKKEEHKLIQYLVRQGFEPRKIFQKIKKYKENREFENYDE, encoded by the coding sequence ATGATAATAGAAAAGATTCAGAAGAACAAATTATATCTGTCTAATGGAGAAATAATGGATATTACTCCTTTAATAAGACAGAAATACGGATTAAAAACTAACAACAATATTGAAAGCCTCTATGACGATATTTCATACGAGGCTTCTCTTGAAAAAGGAATATTTCTTCTTTCTTTAAAAGACAGAACCGAAAAAGAGATGCAAATGAAGTTGAATGAAAAATATTCAAATCATAAAATGGTTGCAAAAGCAGTTATGAAATTATCTGAATTAGGTTATATAGATGACTTGAATTATGCGATTTCTTATATAAATACCAGAAAATATGGTGTACAAAGAATAGTTTATAATCTTTCCCAAAAAGGGATAAAAAAGGAAAAAATAGAAGAAGCGTATGAAATTATTCAACAGGAAACAGGGAAAAATATTGAAGATGAAAAACTTGAAAAGGCAATTATGAAAAATATAAAAAAAGAAGAACATAAATTAATACAATATCTTGTAAGACAGGGATTTGAACCGAGAAAAATATTTCAGAAAATAAAAAAGTATAAAGAGAATAGGGAATTTGAAAATTATGATGAATAG
- a CDS encoding 1-acyl-sn-glycerol-3-phosphate acyltransferase has protein sequence MRTIFYHFILAGTFIYGTFVHYWYLLLNKGEKRYKYVCKVGKNWGKNIIWASGSKVKLIYKNQSEEDIKKIKETGEAVILISNHQSNVDIPTLLGYFPLNFSFIAKKEMKKWPLIGRWMRSFDCIFLDRKNPRQGMKDMKEAIHKIQNGHSYVIFPEGSRSSDGEIGEFKKGSFKLATDTGAKIVPITLVGTYEVQSKKSLKVKPNKNIKVIIDSPINLENLTKEEQKEIHEIVNKIIKTNFEEFKNEKTR, from the coding sequence ATGAGGACAATATTTTATCATTTTATATTAGCAGGAACATTCATATATGGAACTTTTGTTCATTACTGGTATCTTTTATTAAATAAAGGAGAAAAAAGATATAAGTATGTATGTAAAGTTGGAAAAAACTGGGGTAAAAACATTATTTGGGCTTCCGGAAGTAAAGTAAAACTGATTTATAAAAATCAAAGTGAAGAAGATATAAAAAAAATAAAAGAAACAGGAGAAGCTGTAATTCTTATTTCTAACCATCAAAGTAATGTAGATATTCCTACACTTTTAGGATATTTTCCTTTGAATTTTTCATTTATTGCTAAGAAAGAAATGAAGAAATGGCCGTTGATAGGCCGATGGATGAGATCCTTTGATTGTATTTTTCTTGATAGAAAAAATCCCCGTCAAGGAATGAAAGATATGAAAGAAGCTATTCACAAAATACAAAATGGACATTCTTACGTCATTTTTCCTGAAGGAAGCAGAAGTTCCGATGGGGAAATAGGGGAATTTAAAAAAGGAAGTTTTAAATTGGCAACTGATACAGGGGCAAAAATAGTACCTATTACATTAGTAGGAACGTATGAAGTACAAAGTAAGAAAAGTCTGAAAGTTAAACCAAATAAAAATATAAAAGTAATAATTGACAGTCCTATAAATTTGGAAAATTTAACTAAAGAAGAACAGAAAGAAATACATGAAATTGTAAATAAAATAATAAAAACCAATTTTGAAGAATTTAAAAATGAAAAAACAAGATAA
- a CDS encoding XTP/dITP diphosphatase, giving the protein MKIFLATKNKGKIKDFEKLIEGLDIQILTILDNINIPDVIEDKETFEENSAKKASEIAKYTGIITISDDSGLCVDVLNGEPGVYSARYYGEGATDELNIKKLLEELKSIKKDDRTAYFVSVVSIAFPDGTVKSFRGETKGEILFKKEGNNGFGYDPVFYSYDLNKSFGLATPEEKKSVSHRGRAFRKLREEILERL; this is encoded by the coding sequence ATGAAAATTTTTCTTGCCACAAAAAATAAAGGAAAAATAAAAGATTTTGAAAAATTGATAGAGGGATTGGATATACAAATACTAACAATACTGGATAATATAAACATTCCTGATGTAATAGAAGATAAAGAAACATTTGAAGAAAATTCGGCTAAAAAGGCTTCAGAAATAGCAAAATATACAGGAATTATAACTATTTCGGATGATTCGGGATTATGTGTTGATGTTTTAAACGGTGAACCGGGAGTGTATTCAGCGAGATATTACGGTGAAGGAGCAACGGACGAATTGAATATTAAAAAACTTCTGGAAGAACTTAAAAGTATAAAAAAAGATGACAGAACAGCTTATTTTGTATCTGTTGTCAGTATAGCCTTTCCGGATGGAACTGTAAAATCTTTTAGAGGAGAAACTAAAGGAGAAATTTTATTTAAAAAAGAGGGAAATAATGGTTTCGGATACGACCCTGTATTTTATTCATATGATTTGAATAAATCTTTCGGACTTGCAACTCCTGAAGAGAAAAAAAGTGTCAGTCATAGAGGACGTGCATTTAGAAAATTGAGAGAGGAAATTTTGGAAAGGTTGTAA
- a CDS encoding DJ-1/PfpI family protein translates to MKREPDKRISELDINEYNSLILTGAYDIREAIEDDEIINFIKKFNVESYVIGAVSIAPILLLKAGIFKKKFIAGVNKEELHEEGFLEKDLKYMINWNEALENPMIEGYIKDKNIITAVSYGFINGQWLLQKNLL, encoded by the coding sequence GTGAAGAGGGAGCCCGATAAGAGAATATCTGAACTTGATATTAATGAATATAATTCATTGATTTTGACAGGAGCCTATGATATAAGGGAAGCCATTGAAGATGATGAAATTATAAATTTTATTAAAAAATTTAACGTGGAAAGTTATGTCATAGGTGCTGTTTCTATAGCTCCGATATTACTTTTAAAAGCAGGAATTTTTAAAAAAAAATTCATAGCGGGAGTAAATAAAGAAGAACTGCATGAAGAAGGTTTTCTTGAAAAAGATCTTAAATATATGATAAACTGGAATGAAGCTTTGGAAAATCCAATGATTGAAGGATATATTAAGGACAAAAATATTATTACAGCTGTTTCTTATGGCTTTATAAATGGTCAATGGTTATTGCAAAAGAACTTGCTTTAA